In one window of Nodosilinea sp. PGN35 DNA:
- a CDS encoding alpha-amylase family protein, producing the protein MLDLWYKNAVIYCVDVETYMDGNGDGVGDFLGLNQRLDYLSGLGITCIWLMPFYPSPNKDNGYDVMDYYSVDPRLGSLGDFVEFARQAAEHGIRILVDLVVNHTSDQHPWFQTALKDPESKYWNYYLWSKQEPEDVEEGIIFPGRQDSTWTYQPEVDAYYAHRFYDHQADLNITNPQVREEIQKIMGFWLELGVSGFRIDAAPHLIELRQADNLFEPADDPFLYIDELRDFLSWRRGDAILLAEVNETPEELPQYFDDGDRMQMLFNFWGNQHLLLALAREDATPLKQAFDELPPVSTIGQWANFVRNHDELTLDKLSDDQQNEIAAAFAPDRETMWIFDRGIRRRFAPMLDGDLQRLKLTYSLLLTLPGTPVINYGEELGMGDDLTLDERQPARTPMQWSAAPNGGFSTAPADQLVLPVISEGDYSYKQVNVTAQQCDPHSLLNWMERAVRLRKEYPAFGWGQWQTLQTDHPSVFAHRCEWQGRVVIAVHNLSRADCKATLVLAEDAGRCLVDLFTGKRVEAIEQPSHPMHLAGYDYRWLQVSQGAG; encoded by the coding sequence ATGCTAGATCTCTGGTATAAAAACGCCGTTATTTATTGTGTTGACGTAGAGACCTACATGGACGGCAACGGCGATGGGGTCGGCGATTTTTTGGGGTTGAATCAGCGCCTGGACTACCTATCGGGCCTGGGAATTACCTGCATTTGGCTGATGCCTTTTTACCCATCGCCTAACAAAGACAATGGCTACGACGTGATGGACTATTACAGCGTCGATCCGCGTTTGGGCAGCCTGGGCGATTTTGTTGAATTTGCCCGCCAGGCGGCGGAGCACGGCATTCGCATTTTGGTCGATTTGGTGGTCAACCACACCTCTGACCAGCACCCCTGGTTTCAAACGGCCCTTAAAGACCCTGAGTCTAAATACTGGAACTACTATTTGTGGTCAAAGCAAGAGCCCGAAGATGTGGAAGAGGGGATCATTTTTCCGGGGCGGCAGGACTCCACCTGGACCTACCAGCCTGAGGTGGATGCCTACTACGCCCATCGGTTCTACGATCACCAGGCCGACTTAAACATCACCAACCCCCAGGTGAGGGAAGAAATTCAAAAAATTATGGGGTTTTGGCTGGAGCTGGGGGTGTCTGGCTTCCGCATTGATGCGGCCCCTCACCTAATTGAGCTGCGCCAGGCCGACAATTTATTTGAACCGGCGGACGATCCATTTTTGTACATAGACGAGCTGCGGGATTTTCTCTCCTGGCGGCGGGGAGATGCCATTTTACTCGCCGAGGTCAACGAGACCCCAGAGGAACTGCCGCAGTACTTTGATGACGGCGATCGCATGCAGATGCTGTTCAACTTCTGGGGCAACCAGCATCTCCTGCTGGCCCTGGCGCGAGAAGACGCCACCCCTCTCAAACAGGCCTTTGACGAGTTGCCGCCGGTCTCAACCATTGGACAGTGGGCCAACTTTGTGCGCAACCACGACGAGCTGACCCTCGACAAACTTTCTGACGATCAGCAAAACGAAATTGCCGCCGCTTTTGCGCCCGATCGCGAGACCATGTGGATTTTTGATCGCGGCATTCGTCGCCGGTTTGCCCCCATGCTAGACGGCGATCTACAGCGGCTAAAGCTCACCTACAGCCTGCTGCTGACGCTGCCGGGCACGCCGGTCATCAACTACGGTGAGGAGCTGGGCATGGGCGACGATTTGACCCTCGACGAACGCCAGCCCGCCCGCACCCCCATGCAGTGGTCTGCGGCCCCCAACGGCGGGTTTTCGACCGCGCCCGCCGATCAGCTGGTGCTGCCGGTAATCTCAGAGGGTGACTACAGCTACAAGCAGGTGAACGTCACGGCCCAGCAGTGCGATCCTCACTCGCTGCTGAACTGGATGGAGCGGGCCGTTCGCCTGCGGAAAGAGTACCCGGCGTTTGGCTGGGGCCAGTGGCAAACGTTGCAGACCGACCACCCCAGCGTTTTTGCCCATCGCTGTGAGTGGCAAGGCCGGGTGGTAATTGCCGTTCACAACCTCAGCCGGGCTGACTGTAAGGCGACGCTAGTGCTTGCCGAGGATGCGGGCCGCTGCCTGGTCGATCTGTTTACCGGTAAACGGGTAGAGGCGATCGAACAGCCCTCCCACCCAATGCACCTGGCGGGGTACGACTACCGCTGGCTGCAAGTTAGCCAGGGAGCTGGGTAA